A segment of the bacterium genome:
CAGCAGTTACCGTATACGGTCATGCCGAGTTTCCTTGCGGTGTTGTGGGACAATTTGGTTTGTGACCAGGGGACAACAAAAGTAATGATGGACGAAGTAAACCAGCGTGCGGTCTTTTCTTGGGAAAACGTAAGGCGCTACAATCAGGAAACATCAACGCTTTCCTTTCAAGCGATTCTGTATCCCGATAGTTCCTTCGTGTTTCAATACGGTTCAATAGTAACTATGGATACGACATCAACCGTCGGCATCCAGAACGAAGAGCATTCGACCTATTACACGATTTACCACAACGTACCGATTCCCAGTAACCACGCTATCCGCTTCGATCTCTACCATCGTTGGGCAACGCCCCTGACAACGACCTTCTCGATTCCGGCAGCCGGTTCGACCGAGTTCGACGTAATCTGGAATACTCGGCATCACACGTTGCACGATACTGTGCACGGCACGTTCCAATTTACTGGTACTGCCGCCAATGCGCCATATCTCGTTCCGGTCGCAATGATTGTCGATGTTGTAGGTTTGAACGATGTTGGTGTTAGTCTCCCAACGAAATTCGAGGTGAGAAAAGTGTACCCGAATCCGTTCAATGCTATTGCGCAAATCGAGTTTGCTTTGCCGGCTCGTGGCGATGTCGAATTTTCCTTGTTTGATGCGTTAGGTCGAGCGGTTGAGCACACTATGTTACAATCGCTGCCAGCGGGCATTCATCACGCGACGATTAATGCCAATGACTATGCGGCGGGTGTTTACTTCGTACGAATTCGCGCCGGTAGTGAAACCCAATTGCGAAAACTAGTGTTAGTGAAGTAATCGATTTGATTGGTATGAAAAAGGGAGGACAAACTGTCTTCCCTTTTATTGTACCCAAAGGTGCTACTAAGACTATATCACCACTTCCCTTGGATGTACTCTTTTAAGTACTGAATCTCAATCTCGCGTTCATGGGAAATGTGTTTACCGATATCGCCTATCGAGATGATTCCAACCAATTTTCCTTGATCCATCACCGGCAAGTGGCGACAATGCTTTTGTGTCATGATAGCAAGACAATCGTTGATATCAAGCTGAGGGGTGACAATCACCAAATCGCTGGTCATGAATTCCGATACAGTTAACTCGGCTAATGTTTTATCTGGACGCATCGAAGCGCGTAGAAAATCACGCTCGGTAAACATGCCGACGATACTATCGTCTTTGGTAACCAGCAACGCGCCGACTTTTCGTTCGATCATCAAACGAACTGCATTCAATAGCGATGTCGCTGGTGAGACGGTAAAAACATCCGATCCTTTTCCCGACAAAATTGATGATACTGTTGCCATTCTTCCCCCCAGTGATTGTATACAAATAAATACGTTGCTTGTAGGGAGAATGCAAGCGGTTCGCTTTGTGCAAGTTTTCCCAAAAGTATCGGATAAAGAACTGACCCCGTAATATTACAAATATTAAACGTTACGAAGCTCGTCGATTTGGCTAAGAATTAGTTGCCAAAACAAACGGATACCTCCTCTTGCATCGGCGAAAAAAAAATTGTATCATTGCTTTGCTGTACCGAAAGGTAGATTCCCCGGTAGCTCAATCAGCAGAGCGGTTGGCTGATATTCTACCGAAAGGAAGCGCGATTTGTTGCAGTAGTTGGTTTCCGTAGTAATATATTCCCCGGTAGCTCAATCGGCAGAGCGGTTGGCTGTTAACCAATAGGTTGGGAGTTCGAGTCTCTCCCGGGGAGCCCTAATAGTCCGACTTGATTCAAATCAGGTCGGGCTATTTTTTTGTTTTGCGCTTCGAGTTCCACCTCTACCCGCGTCTTCTTTGCCATCGGGGGCTTCAGGGTTTTTCCGGTCGTCAGCTTGGGAATCCGCATATTGATTCGTGCGATGGATTCATCGATTATTTCAATGCTTTCAACGAAATGAATTACCACCATCCGCAATCTCTCAAAAGGTATTGTTTCCGCTTCTGAATCGAAGTTTCTGATCAATTTCCGGCAGATATCGAGATCTCGTTTCAACGCTTCCGTGAGGATTTCCACATTGTATTTCTGCTTGAATTCCGCATCCAGAAACCGCTTTTCACGCTGCAATTCATCAATCTTCAGCTTACAGGTTTCCACGTCCATTCCAGCACCAATTGCATCGTAGTATCGTTCGATACTGATGCTAAGCTCTTTCAGGCGTTCTGCTAGCCGTTGCTCCTCGCCACTCTTGCCAGCTTTTAATTCCATTAATTTCGCCTGGATGGATTGCTCAATTTCATCGAGACGTCCGGGTTTCGCGATCTCATGCTGTATCGCCCGTAGGACGGCACTTTCCAGAAAATCCTTGTCGATATAGAACGAACCGCATTTACACTCTTTCTGATTGATGTAACCGGAGCACACATAACGCTTTAGCATGTATTCGATGCGTTCGTTTTCGAGTTTACTGACTTTTTTCCGGCGGATTCCAACGTAAGCCTGATCGCATTTACCACAGCGAATAATCTTAGATAAGAGCCACTCTTCCTTCTGGGTTACTGTCGGGAAAGCCTTGCCAATATTGCCTGCAGCCATGGCTTTGCGACGGAAATACATTTCCTTGCTCACAATAGGATCGTGGGTGTTCTCTACGATCATCCATTCGCTTTCTGGGCGCTGCTTGTGGGACTTGGAGTTTGTGCGGTTCCAGACGGTGGCACCGTAGTACACCGGGTTATTCAAGTACTGACCGATTCTCTGCTTACACCACGGTTTTCCACTAGCTGTAACGATCCCTTCAGCGGTTAATCTATTTACAATCGCCTTTGCCCCGAGACCATCATTGGTAGCCCATTCGAAGATTTTACGGATGGTTGCGACTTCCATGGGATCACCTAAAGCCAGCTTTTTATGCACCCTGTCGCCAATACCAGGCACATCGATCTTGGTATAGCCGTAAGGGACACTCCCACCATTTAAGAAGCCTCGTGAGGCATTCTCCGCCATTCCCTTGCGGGTTTCCATCGAGAGGTTCATCGAGTAAAACTGGTTGATCACTTCGATGATGCCTTCGAAGAGAAAGCCCGACGGGGTATCGGAGTCAAAGCTCTCACACAATGACTTGACGGATACACCATACTTGTTTAATAGTGACTTAAAAATGACTGATTCTTCGCGGTTTCTCGAGAAGCGGTCTAACTTGTGTACCAGGATGAATTTGACATTGTTCTCCTTGGCAAAACTGATCATCTCCATGAAGCCGCGACGCTTGTCAGCAGATGCATACGCCGATACGCCTTCGTCCTTGAACATCTGCAATAGCTGGATCTCAGGGTGATCATTCACGAACTTTTCGATGGCTTTGATCTGGGCCGGAATCGAGAGATCCTTCTGTGCCTGATCTTCTGATGAAACCCGCGCGTAACCTACGACTCGAACCATTTTTTCCTCCTTGCTATCCCAGTAGTAATGGCAATCACTATGCCACGATTCCAGGTGCGATTTAGTGGTTCGAAGTTACACGAACGTTCCGGAGAATCAAGTCCAGTCTGCATGCCCCCCGATTCGAGTTAGTTACCTTTACAGACTGCAAGCGCTTAAAATGCTCCTTTTAGGGTAACTAAGTCAGGAAATTGTGATCATAATGAGCGCTTTTAGTTACTTGCGATGATCATTATGCTCCTTTTCGATTCAAACTAGGTAACTATCTCGGAGTTTACTGTCACTGGGGTTCAAACGAAGTTTACTTTTCTTCTCAACGGATGATCATTTTGCGCTCTTTTTCAGAAATCGATGATCATTATGCTCCTTTTTAGGTAACTAACTCGGTTTTTAGTGAGCATAATGAGCGTTTTCTAAAAAACAGGGTAACTAACTCTGATTGTCGCAATCATTACTCCTGCATAATCCTACACTTACATCTTTCCATAATCTCTGGCACGCAGCTTGCCTTTATACATGGCAGCGTGTCGATCATTCTTTTCGACCGCACAGAAACAGCCATTGCGGATCGAGCAAATATGCCACACGAGAACACTATTCGGATTGAAGTACATCAGGGCTCATCTGCAAGCGCTATGGAGGAACGGAATGCTATTGAACTCCTTGCGACAGTCATCGTCCAGCAGCTGCTCGACCGCGGAACAAATGAGACTGGATCGGGAAGATCTCCTTCGATTAAAAAAGTCAGAAGTGGAGTTCGAACCGGTCAGAAGGCTCATCGAAATACGTGATGCAGTGGACCAGGACATCCGTGAACTTCGTATCGACTATCCCAATCCAAGCAAGCGGATGCAAGTGCGAATTGATGAGTTAGTCGAGACAAGAAATCGGATCCAGGAAGAAATCCAGGTTATCAGCAGTGAAGGAAACAAAGATAATGAGTAGAGCGATTCTCACTTATTCATCAATGCAGTCTTTTCTCGATTGTCCGAGAAAGTACTTGAACCGTGAAATCAAATGTCTAACATCGAAAGAAAAGAATCGAACGTTGGATTTTGGTTCTGCCTGGCATGGTGCACTTGAGCGCTGGTACACACCCGGTGATCAAGATGTCAAGTGTGCAGCAATCAAGCAGTACTTCTCAGATTGCTTCCCCAATCGGGAAAGTGATTATAATGAGCGTCGTGATTTCCTGATGCTGGATGTCATGTTCAGCACTTATCTGAATCGATTTCCCGAAGAAGATTTCGACGTCATTGCGGCTGAAACCAAGTTCCTCCTCCCGATCATCAATCCAAATACAGGACGCATCAGCCGAACGTTCAACCTTTCCGGTAAAGTCGACGGTTTGATCCGAATGAAGGAGACCGGCGAACTCTACATCCTGGAACACAAAACGGCCTCCAGTGTTGACGGATCATATCTCGAGAAATTGCCACTCGATTTTCAAATCAATCTATATGCCTATGCACTCTCTCGCCACCTCAAGCGACCGATTACTGGGGTGATTTACAACGTCATCCAGAAGTCTGGAATTAAGTTGAAGATGGGCGAAACAGAAGAAGCCTATCAGAAGAAACTGGCCGACAGGATTGCCGAATCGAAGACCGGAAAATCTGCCCTTAAGCGGATAATGCCGCAGACGGATGAAGAATTCACGATTGAACTTCGATCGAAGTATCGTGATCCGGAAATGATCACCCGCGAACAACTCCTGATTTCACCGCAGGATCTCAAAGACACTGAACAGTACGTTTGGACCATCACGCAGAAAATTATCGGCGAGATGAATGAAGGGGATTGGCTCCCGAATCGAGGGCACTGCTTCAAATATGGAAAGACCCCTTGCCAGTACTGGGCGCTCTGTCGCAGCAAAAACAGTGAACTAGTGCAACAGAATTTCTATGACATCAAACCACCGCACGAAGAGTTGGCGGAAGTCACCGAGCCTTTGTTCTAACGAAAGGATAAGTCATGTCATTACTACCAACCGCCAAAACTGCGCCCAACGTGACGCTGGCGAATCAGACAGTACTACTATGGGGTCCCGCCAAAGTTGGGAAAAGTGAATTCTGCTCCCAAGCGGAACCGGCGCTCTTCCTTGCGACCGAGGCGGGTCTCAACCACCTGAATGTGTTCCAAGCCCCAATCTCAAGTTGGGACGATTTTCTCGCTGCCTGCAAAGAAATCTCCGATGGCAATCATCCATTCCAGACGATCATCGTCGATACGGTTGATAACGCTTATCGAATGTGTACGGAGTACATCTGCAAACTGCACAACATCAAGCATGAGAGTGATCTCGGCTATGGTAAAGGGTATGCCCTCGTCAACAACGAGTTCTATCGCGTGCTCAACAAATTGTCCTTGCTTCCCTACGGCTTGTTCCTCATCTCCCACGCACAAGAGAAAGAAATCGAATCCCGCACCGGCAACTATACCAAGATGGTGCCGACGCTTCCGGAGAAGTCGCGGAAGATCGTGCTCGGCATGTGCGATCTGATTCTGTTCGCTGATTTCGAGGACGTACACAATGAAGACGGGAGTGTTACCCAACGCCGTGTAATTCGCACCAAGCCAACCAAATACTACGAAGCGGGCGACCGTACCGGGAATCTTCCTGAAATCATCGACCTCGACTTTTCCAAATTTGTCGCCGCCTACCGTGATGCAGTTGCCGCGAATCATGCATCCACATCAATCACCGAGGAGAAATAACAATGGTTCCGAACAATGACAATGTCGATCTCACGCAGTGGGATGATGAGTACGAACAGGCTCCGGTCGAGGAGCGGAGTTTCGACGATGTGCCGGATGGCAAGTACCAAGTGAACGTCGAGAAAGCAGAGATGACACACTCGAAGACGAGCGGTCTGCCGATGCTGAAATGGACCTTCAAGATCCTCGGTCCAACCTATGCCGGACGTTTGCTCTGGAAACATGCTGTGATCACGAATGAAGAGTCGGTGAAGCATATCAAGGGCGACCTCGCCGTGTGTGGATTGCAGTTACCGAAATTCTCTCAGTTGCCGCAACACACCGGTAAACTGCTCGATCTGAAACTCGAAATCTCGAAGCAGACCCGTGGCGAGTATGAGAATATCTACATCAACAAACTGATTTCCGGCGCCGGTGAGACTACCGCTGCACCGACTTCCGGTGGCAGCACTCGTTCCAAGCCGTCAACCAGTTACGCAAAGGCTTCCCAGGATGCCAGTAAACCATTCTGAGCGACTGTCGATCATCGTCGATACGCGGGAGCAGCATCCATTTGAATTCGATCCGGTGCGGGTGGAAACGATCCGCATGGCGCTGAGCGCCGGTGATTATTCCCTTGCCGGGTTTGAACCGATGGTGTCGGTAGAACGCAAATCGCTCGAAGATTACATCTCCAGCGTTATCAAATCGCAGCAACGTTTTCTGCGTGAAGTGGAGAAACTCGCGGCGATGCCCTACAAATGTGTTGTCGTGGAAGGGGATCTGGTCGATATCCAGCAGCACCGCTATCACTCCGGTGTTCACCCGAGTGCTGTGCTGGGGGCAACGATGATGCTGCTGGTCGACTTCGGTGTACCGGTGCTGTTCTGCAGTAATCGTCAGATCGCCTGTGCGGTAACGGAAGCATTTCTATTGCGGGCGTGGAAGCGATTGACGAAGGAGCCTGCATAACCATGGGACGCATGATCAACGTCGGCGATACGGTGGAAGTACTGAATGGCAGGCTTGCCGGGGCGGTTGGGAAACTGATCAGTACCCGATTTCAGGGTCCCAGCGTCATTGAAATTCTATACCCTCCTATACTCGTCGAACCAGGCGATCAAGTGGAAGTAATGCCGTGTCAATTACGGGCTGTGGAGCTGGTGGAAGATCCGAAACCGGCGAAAAGGAAAAAATGCTTCGGTTCACCGAAGCAATCTGTATCGAACTGACACCTAAAGAAGTGGATGGGTTGCTGCTCATTTTGAATGAATCGCGGGAGAAATTGTCTCTCCCGGTAGAAAATGATGTGTACCGAGAATTACTACGAAAGTTGGGAACAATCCATGCCGAAAAACGCCAACAAGATAGCAGCGAAATCAGCCGCTAATACCGCGCTGGAAAAGCGATCCGGTTATGTGGAAACGGTGTTCTTTACCGGCGCTGCCTTTACGACCGGTCGTTTCTGTGATAGCGATGGTAAATGTTTCAATTTCGCCGGTGCGGTGAAGATTGCAGAAAATGAACCGGTTGTCTTGTACGGTAAGTTAACCATTCACCCCAAGTACGGTCGGCAGTTTACGGTGGAGCGTTTCGAGTATGATTTTCAACCTTCTGTAGAGGGTTTGACCAATTACCTCGCGAACCACCCCGATATCAAAGGAATCGGCCCGGTCAAGGCTAGCAGTATCGCTCGCCGCTTCAACGGCAGTTTCGAAGCTACGCTGCGTGACCACCCCGAGGTTATCGCCCAATTCGCCCAGGTGCCGCTCAGTGCGATAGAACAGCTCAAGTCGATCTGGAATCGCAATCGTACGGAAAACGCCGCAGCTACCTACCTGTCGCAATTCGGTCTCACGCATTATCAGGTGAAGACACTACTCGATGAATTTGGTAACGATGTGGTGGCGCTGTTTCGACAGAATCCCTACCAGATTATCGGCGTATTGCACGGATTCGGTTTCAAGAAAATCGATACGATTGCCCGGAAAATGGGAATCCTGAAAGCGTCACCGGAACGGTTACGTGCCGGTCTGCTACATGCGGTCAATGAACAAATCGATCATGGGCATTGCTGGGTTTCATTTGATGATCTGGTAGAACATGCGAATGAATTACTGATCCTTGATACGCTGGATAGTACCGACCAGATCAAGCATGAGTTAGCCTATTTGATCGAGATGAAGCAACTCGTCTCGGTATCCATCTCGAATCAGACGATCATCGCGCGTCCCGATCTATATGCGAAGGAAAAGGATATCCGCGCATGGATTACTGTTAATCAGCGGCTAAACCCAGACTTCGCCGATTTAGCAGGGCTGGAAGGGTTGTTGGATCAAAATTCATCGACGCTGAATGAAGGTCAACGCGCAGCTGTATTGTCCGCATTGCAACATCAGATTTCCGTAATCGCCGGTGGAGCCGGTAGTGGTAAAACATTCACCGTGGGAACGATTACCCGCATTTGTGAAGTACATGGTCTCTCGGTTACCCTTGCTGCTCCGACCGGAAAAGCTGCTAAACGCCTCGAGCAACTCATCGGACACGAAGCGGTAACACTCCATCGATTGCTCGGTTACAATGGCCGAGTTTATCTCGCAGGCCCGGAAGTACCCATCGAAGCAGAAGTACTCATCATCGATGAATTTTCGATGGTGGATGTGCCGCTCGCATGGCAACTGTTTCGCGCCATCGATTGGGAACATACTGCCGTCGTCATGGTTGGCGATCCGAATCAGCTACCGCCAGTGGGACCCGGTAACATTCTGCGTGATCTGCTTTCAACAAAAATTGTTCCGATCACGGTACTCGACCGCATCGTGCGTCAAGCCGGTCTATTGAAAGAAAATTGTACTGCCATTCTCTCCGGTGAGGTGCATAAAACGGCACCGGAAATTCCGGGACAGACTCGTCGCCCGTGGTATCTGGTCGATCAGTTTTCCGATGTGGAAGATGTTCGCCGGTTTATCCTCGACATGTTCTCAAATCTGCTTTCGAACCGGCTCGGCTACGATCTCATTCGCGATGTCCAACTCATCAGCCCTACGAAGAAAGGTCCGCTTGGCACCATTGAACTGAATATCGCCTTACAGCAATTACTTCAGAAAAAACTATACAACGTCGATACCGTATTGCCGCGTGCAGGGCAACAACAACGCAAATTCTATCGTCACGACAAAGTGATTCAGACCCGCAACAACTACGATATCAATGTCATGAACGGTTCGCTGGGATGGGTATTGGAGAACGATCCGAAGGCCGGAATTACCGTCGAGTTTGAGAATGGTACGATTACGACCATCGAACCGGGCGCTCCAGAATTGCAAGAGTTGTCGCTCGCGTATGCACTCACTGTCCATAAAGTACAAGGATCGGAATTTCCCTGCGTCGTCGCGGTAATGCACAAGGCGCATACCTACATGCATCACCGCAATTTGTTCTATACGGCGGTGACCCGTGCTCGCGAGACTTCCATCATCATCGGTGACCGTTGGGGATTGACAAATTGTGCCCGAGTAGTGCAAACGGAACGTCGCCGGACATTCCTCTCGCTGAGTGGTTCAGTATGAGCGATCCCCGGGTAGAATTGCTGCAGCGATACTTTTTCTCACGCACCGACATGGTGGCGTTTTACGCGTCGTGGGAGAAACCGCAACCGACACCGGGTGGCGATAAATTGATCGCGCTGCTCGATGCGCATGTTCGTGGCAATTCTGCACCGGTGGTCGAAGTCACCTTCACCAATCAGAAAGGCACTGGTAAGAACAAAGGGCGCTTCCGGATCGGCTCGTACACACCGAATGCCGATGGTCTGACCAAGTGGATGTGTATCGATTTTGATGGCGGTTCGTCACATGCGAATGGATTAATCGATCCCAAGAATGCTGTGATTCTTGCATTCAAAAAGGCAGAATCATTTGGCATTACCTCCCATATCGAATGTTCCGGTGGCGGTCACGGGTGGCATCTCTGGGTTTTCTTTGATCCAATGGTTCCCGCGAGACAAGCCCGACAGCTTGGATTATTGCTCTGTCCTTCCGACCAGCGCTGTCAGAATGGCGAGATGGCAGACCCCCGTTCCAATCGTGGGATGGAAGTATTTCCAAAGCAACCGAAAATCAAATCGGGCGGCTTTGGGAATCTCGTATGGCTTCCGTTTTGGTGGAATGCTCAAGCCGGTGGTAACCAATTCTACCGACTCGATGAATCGGAATCATTATCGCCATTCCTGCCAGATTCGTTAGCAACGGTTTCGCCGGAACAACTGGAACAGACACTCTCGGCTCATGTTCAAATTGCACCAGAATCGGCGCCGACACGTCGAAGCGCACGGGCGACACGGCAGCCACACACTTCGAATTCGAACAGCTCCGCCTGGGACGAGTGGCGCTCGCAAGCCCTATCGAAATTACCGCTGGAAGCGATCTACGGAGACCTTCTCACTGGCAATCAATCGAGTCCAGAATGGCTCGAATGTCGTGATCCGGCATCGGCTTCCGGCGATCAGAATCCATCGGCCGGCGTTGCTAACGGCGTTGGAACGACTGAACGAGGATCTTTCCATTCATTCCTCACCGGCGAAACGATATCGGTGTTTGATTTTCTCATTCGAACCGGTAAAGCTACCGACTTTGTTACCGCACGCGAGATCGTAACCGGTCTCTCCGGTGTGGCTCCATTCACTGAACCAGTAGTATCTCATTCCCGTTCGGGACTACTGAACATTGTCGTGAATAATCGGCAACTGTCGGAGATTGTCGTCGATTCGTGGGAAGCGATTCATCGCTGGAATGAACCTCCTCGAATGTTTCAACGAGGCGGTACACTCGTACGTCTGCAGAAGTCCCAGCTATCAGAACGGTATCAACTTGAAGTACTAAGTGAAGCTGCCGCGTACGGAACACTCTTCCGGACTGCACGATGGATCAAGCAGAATGAAACCGGTATCATTGATACTCATCCGCCACACGACATCGCCAAAGATCTGCTCTGCAACATCGACTCCAATTTGCCGCAGATCGAATCAGTTCTGCACACACCAGTGTTCGGTCGCGATGGGAAACTGCTGACAACTTCCGGGTATCACCGGAGTGACTCGCTTTGGCTCCATCTGCCAGAGTTGCTTTCCGATCTGGAGATACCCGAGCATCCAACGACTGTGGTAGTATCGGCTGCGGTTTCCTTGTTGACGAATGAACTGCTATCCGATTTCCCATTCGTCTCCGAATCCGACCGAACTCATGCAATCGCTGCAATGATCTTGCCATTTGTCAGACCGATGATTACCGGCTGTACACCGCTCCATCTGGTGGAAGCGCCAGTCGCAGGTTCCGGTAAAGGTCTACTCTGCAATGTTATCTCGATAATTACCACCGGCTACACCGTTCCTTCGCGAACACTGCCGAATGACGATGATGAGTTGCGCAAAATGCTGACTTCGGAACTACTCAAAGGCAATCCGATCATCCTGCTTGACAATGCTGACGAGCGGAAACGGCTCAATTCTCCGACACTGGCTTCAGTGCTCACTGCCGAATTCTGGACAGATCGATTCCTCGGTTCATCCAAAATGGTGACGATGCAGAATCTTCCGTTATGGCTCTTGACCGGTAACAATGTTCGTATGTCGCAGGAGTTGATTCGCCGCATTCTTCGATCTCGTTTTGATCCTCACGTAGAGCAACCCTGGTTGCGCGAACATTTCCGGCACGACGATTTACGCGAATGGTCCCGTTTACACCGTCGCGATTTGGTGATTGCGATTCTCACCATCATCCAAGCGTGGATTGATGCCGGAAGACCGAGCAGTACGAAGAAGCTAGGTTCCTATGAAGAGTGGTCAAAAGTCATTGGTGGTATCCTGCAAGTTGCCGGTATTCCCGGTTTCCTCGGAAATCTTGAGGCATTGTATGAATCGGCAGATCCCGACCGCGACATCTGGCGAGAATTTGTAGCTGCATGGTGGGAAGAATGGCAGGATCGACCGGTGAAGGTGTCCGATCTCAACGATTTCTGTGAGCGGAAAGAACTGCTGAACGCGTTACGGGGCGATGGAACGACCAGGTCGCAACAAACCAAGCTGGGCAGTGCAATTCGCCGCACTGTCGACCGGGTCTTTCTCAACTACCGGCTTGAACAATCGAAGGATTGGAAAGTCACAAACGGTAAAACGATTGCCTACAAGTTGACCGAGCTACCTAATGACGAATCGGTATCTGTTCCAAGTGAATCTGACATCCAAGTTGACCTTAGCGCATACGATTGGGACGAGGAGTAAAATGCGAAGTCGTTGTATTAGCAGTACCTGTGATTTTATCACTAGTACAACTAGGCAAATTATTCTCCCCGAACCTCCGAACCTTACCCGAACCTCGTGTTTTAAGGTTCGGGGAGCTGGAAGGCTTGCCCAGTGCTGCTTTACAGACTTTACCCGAACCACCGAACCTAAAAGGTATGTCTATACACGCGCGCGCCTGCGCATGCACGCACACGCATACGCGCACGCATGTACGTGTATAGGTAGGAAAAAGGTTCGGGTAGGTTCGGAGGTTCGGGTTAGAGGTACTTAACGCTATGAAAAAACATTAGTTGAATTTTGCAAAACTACCCGATCCTCGTGATCTGAGGTTCGGGTAAGGTTCGGGGAACGAAAACACAAGCAGTTATCTCAGACGGAACGTTAGAAAATGCAATTCGGATTATTTCAAACCACTGAGCAAAGCGATCTGTTCGTTGCCACCGATCTGACAACAAAGACGGTGCCAATTTCAGCGAACTCGCCAGCCGAGATCTGTGAGGGGACAAAAACCTTCCGTCGGCTAGATGTACCGTTTCTGCTTTGGATTGAAAGCCGGGTTGCCAACATCGACAATGCCTACCGGAAAGGCAAAGCGTCAGCCTCCGTCCATACAACGGTGGAACAACGGTTCGCTGTCATTCGAAAGTGGGCAAAAGAAAACATCGATGCTGCTTTACTCGAGGCTATGCGCAGAAACTTCGATCCGAAGTCATACAGTCCGCCGGTGTCGGAACCTACACCACCAGTGACAGAAAACTGGTCAATAGCGATGCACGAAGCCTTCGAAGAACGGGCAGCAATCATGGAATTCGATGGTGGTTTGTCACGTGCGAAAGCTGAGCAAGCTGCTGAAATCTCAATTCGATCCAGTTTCAACCGGTAATAGGAAGAACAAAACAATGTCCAAGTCGAGTAATAACAATGGCAATGCTGAAAAGAACCGCGCTTCGAGCCGCGCTCTGCCTGCGGCAATTCCGAAAACGCAAGACAGCCCCAGCGGTGGCGCACTGCTCGCTGCCAATCCCCAATGCGGTAGTTCGTTGAAGCGTGGCGGGACCTGCAGACAACCAGCCATGGCCAATGGGCGGTGCAAGATGCACGGCGGAAAACTGGGTGGCGAGATCATGGCTCGGCCTGGCAATAAGAATGCTGTTTCCCATGGCGCCTTTCTTCCTGAGATCCAGGATGAACGAGAACAGCAGGCATTCGATTTATTCCTGTCTGACCTGTACGAATCGTTCCCGGATCTGAACCGCGCAGGCGATTTGAGGCACGCTCAGCTGGCAGCGATCACCTACGTTCGCCTGCTTCGGGCGCTGTGGGGCGAAGCGGCTAGCTCAACCATTGACGATCTATCGCGAGTCTTTACCAGGCACCTGGCGGCAATGCGGGT
Coding sequences within it:
- a CDS encoding CBS domain-containing protein; this encodes MATVSSILSGKGSDVFTVSPATSLLNAVRLMIERKVGALLVTKDDSIVGMFTERDFLRASMRPDKTLAELTVSEFMTSDLVIVTPQLDINDCLAIMTQKHCRHLPVMDQGKLVGIISIGDIGKHISHEREIEIQYLKEYIQGKW
- a CDS encoding PD-(D/E)XK nuclease family protein; the protein is MSRAILTYSSMQSFLDCPRKYLNREIKCLTSKEKNRTLDFGSAWHGALERWYTPGDQDVKCAAIKQYFSDCFPNRESDYNERRDFLMLDVMFSTYLNRFPEEDFDVIAAETKFLLPIINPNTGRISRTFNLSGKVDGLIRMKETGELYILEHKTASSVDGSYLEKLPLDFQINLYAYALSRHLKRPITGVIYNVIQKSGIKLKMGETEEAYQKKLADRIAESKTGKSALKRIMPQTDEEFTIELRSKYRDPEMITREQLLISPQDLKDTEQYVWTITQKIIGEMNEGDWLPNRGHCFKYGKTPCQYWALCRSKNSELVQQNFYDIKPPHEELAEVTEPLF
- a CDS encoding ATP-binding protein, producing the protein MSLLPTAKTAPNVTLANQTVLLWGPAKVGKSEFCSQAEPALFLATEAGLNHLNVFQAPISSWDDFLAACKEISDGNHPFQTIIVDTVDNAYRMCTEYICKLHNIKHESDLGYGKGYALVNNEFYRVLNKLSLLPYGLFLISHAQEKEIESRTGNYTKMVPTLPEKSRKIVLGMCDLILFADFEDVHNEDGSVTQRRVIRTKPTKYYEAGDRTGNLPEIIDLDFSKFVAAYRDAVAANHASTSITEEK
- a CDS encoding DUF669 domain-containing protein yields the protein MVPNNDNVDLTQWDDEYEQAPVEERSFDDVPDGKYQVNVEKAEMTHSKTSGLPMLKWTFKILGPTYAGRLLWKHAVITNEESVKHIKGDLAVCGLQLPKFSQLPQHTGKLLDLKLEISKQTRGEYENIYINKLISGAGETTAAPTSGGSTRSKPSTSYAKASQDASKPF
- a CDS encoding AAA family ATPase, whose translation is MPKNANKIAAKSAANTALEKRSGYVETVFFTGAAFTTGRFCDSDGKCFNFAGAVKIAENEPVVLYGKLTIHPKYGRQFTVERFEYDFQPSVEGLTNYLANHPDIKGIGPVKASSIARRFNGSFEATLRDHPEVIAQFAQVPLSAIEQLKSIWNRNRTENAAATYLSQFGLTHYQVKTLLDEFGNDVVALFRQNPYQIIGVLHGFGFKKIDTIARKMGILKASPERLRAGLLHAVNEQIDHGHCWVSFDDLVEHANELLILDTLDSTDQIKHELAYLIEMKQLVSVSISNQTIIARPDLYAKEKDIRAWITVNQRLNPDFADLAGLEGLLDQNSSTLNEGQRAAVLSALQHQISVIAGGAGSGKTFTVGTITRICEVHGLSVTLAAPTGKAAKRLEQLIGHEAVTLHRLLGYNGRVYLAGPEVPIEAEVLIIDEFSMVDVPLAWQLFRAIDWEHTAVVMVGDPNQLPPVGPGNILRDLLSTKIVPITVLDRIVRQAGLLKENCTAILSGEVHKTAPEIPGQTRRPWYLVDQFSDVEDVRRFILDMFSNLLSNRLGYDLIRDVQLISPTKKGPLGTIELNIALQQLLQKKLYNVDTVLPRAGQQQRKFYRHDKVIQTRNNYDINVMNGSLGWVLENDPKAGITVEFENGTITTIEPGAPELQELSLAYALTVHKVQGSEFPCVVAVMHKAHTYMHHRNLFYTAVTRARETSIIIGDRWGLTNCARVVQTERRRTFLSLSGSV